The Yersinia intermedia genome window below encodes:
- a CDS encoding ABC transporter permease produces MLWRMLKQSWFRNVRRKSLAVFTVFLAAGLISSLLAVSIDIGDKMSRELKSYGANILIEPAGQVALPSLFGEQSNPLSGQDFLDQAELPNIKDIFWRNNIVGFAPLLSGETDVKGQIIPLLGTYFNQPVDVPDEEDYHTGQQIISPYWQVKGNWPQEPVKADAIAVEALLGKQLAQQTGWKVGDELHLNGASGPLTVKISGVLSSGGEEESRLVLPLSAVQSLLGLPGKIQAVRVSALTVPENELSRKARENLEALNAEEYDLWYCTAYVSSIAHQLEEAISGSVVRPIWQVAASEGVVIEKIQLLLAVVTLAALIAAAMGIASLMTSTIMERAKEIGLMKALGARQWQILMLFYLEAAISGLIGGLAGCLAGWGLAKTIGLMLFGAPLSFAWMVVPCVLVISVLIAIIGTWFPARRIASLYPVEVLYGR; encoded by the coding sequence ATGCTATGGCGCATGCTCAAGCAGTCTTGGTTCAGGAATGTCCGGCGTAAATCCCTGGCGGTATTTACGGTCTTCCTCGCTGCCGGACTCATCTCGTCATTGTTGGCGGTGTCGATAGATATTGGCGATAAAATGTCGCGTGAGTTGAAGTCTTATGGTGCCAATATTTTGATTGAGCCTGCTGGACAGGTGGCACTACCTTCACTGTTCGGTGAGCAGAGTAACCCACTTAGCGGGCAGGATTTCCTTGATCAAGCTGAGTTACCCAATATCAAAGATATTTTTTGGCGTAACAATATTGTCGGTTTTGCGCCACTACTGAGCGGTGAAACTGATGTTAAAGGCCAGATTATTCCGCTGCTGGGGACCTATTTTAATCAGCCGGTTGATGTACCCGATGAAGAGGACTATCACACCGGTCAGCAAATTATCAGCCCGTATTGGCAGGTTAAGGGTAACTGGCCGCAGGAGCCAGTTAAAGCCGATGCTATAGCGGTTGAGGCGTTGTTAGGTAAACAACTGGCACAGCAAACTGGCTGGAAAGTCGGTGATGAGTTGCACCTCAACGGTGCCTCTGGCCCACTAACGGTGAAGATAAGTGGGGTGCTGAGTAGTGGTGGTGAAGAAGAGAGCCGCCTGGTGTTACCCCTAAGCGCAGTACAATCACTACTCGGTCTACCAGGGAAAATCCAAGCGGTGCGGGTTTCAGCATTGACTGTGCCGGAAAATGAGTTGTCGCGTAAAGCGCGCGAAAACCTTGAAGCCCTCAATGCCGAAGAATATGACCTGTGGTATTGCACCGCCTACGTTTCTTCAATTGCGCACCAACTGGAGGAGGCGATTTCCGGCTCAGTAGTGCGGCCTATCTGGCAGGTTGCTGCATCTGAAGGCGTGGTGATTGAAAAAATACAACTCCTGTTGGCGGTGGTTACGCTGGCTGCGTTGATAGCTGCGGCAATGGGAATAGCATCGCTGATGACCAGCACGATTATGGAACGTGCTAAAGAGATTGGTTTGATGAAAGCATTGGGGGCGCGTCAGTGGCAAATTTTGATGCTGTTTTATCTTGAAGCAGCAATCAGTGGCTTGATTGGTGGTTTAGCGGGCTGTTTGGCTGGCTGGGGCTTGGCAAAAACCATTGGCCTGATGTTGTTCGGCGCTCCGCTTAGTTTTGCCTGGATGGTGGTGCCTTGTGTGCTGGTGATATCCGTGTTGATTGCCATCATAGGTACCTGGTTCCCTGCCCGGCGTATTGCCAGTCTCTATCCAGTGGAGGTGCTTTATGGCCGCTAA